A stretch of the Candidatus Poribacteria bacterium genome encodes the following:
- a CDS encoding glucose 1-dehydrogenase, which produces MLLKDRICIVTGGSSGIGRGIALEFAREGARVAVVDRQETPLRGKYHETDTTTPTVTEIEKLGAEGLFLQADVADEAQVAHVIQRTVEHFGGLDVLVNNAGIHIPGGAQELSIADWDSVVGVNLRGVFIATKLAIPHLKQSKFGRIIQIASVHAYGGGAGPAYAPAKAAIVNMVRDIALEIGQFGITVNAICPGYIETAIQDYLTPEQIEEALEKTAMPRFGLPRDIGRAAVFFASDEAEWVTGASLLVDGGFAAGV; this is translated from the coding sequence ATGCTACTCAAGGATCGCATCTGCATTGTAACCGGTGGAAGTTCAGGTATTGGACGCGGCATCGCACTCGAATTCGCTCGTGAGGGTGCGCGGGTTGCTGTCGTCGATAGACAGGAAACCCCACTCCGCGGCAAATACCACGAAACCGATACCACAACCCCGACTGTCACGGAAATCGAGAAACTCGGTGCAGAAGGACTCTTCCTCCAAGCCGATGTCGCCGACGAAGCGCAGGTCGCACACGTCATTCAGCGAACCGTCGAACATTTTGGCGGACTCGATGTTCTCGTCAATAACGCCGGGATCCATATCCCCGGTGGTGCGCAGGAACTCTCAATCGCGGATTGGGACAGCGTCGTTGGTGTCAACCTCCGCGGGGTCTTCATTGCGACGAAACTCGCCATTCCACACCTGAAACAATCGAAATTTGGAAGAATTATCCAGATCGCCTCCGTTCACGCCTATGGCGGTGGTGCCGGACCTGCGTATGCCCCCGCGAAAGCCGCTATTGTCAATATGGTTCGAGATATCGCTTTGGAAATCGGGCAATTCGGCATAACCGTCAACGCCATCTGTCCCGGCTATATCGAGACGGCAATCCAGGACTATCTCACCCCCGAACAGATTGAAGAAGCATTGGAAAAAACGGCTATGCCACGTTTCGGTCTACCGAGAGACATTGGACGCGCCGCGGTCTTCTTCGCCTCTGACGAGGCAGAATGGGTTACCGGTGCCTCCCTACTCGTCGATGGCGGATTCGCCGCAGGTGTGTAG
- a CDS encoding SDR family oxidoreductase: MQTNQWGTIRFTDKVALITGGASGIGRATANRLAAEGAHVIIADINAEMANQAVAEIQETGGKALFIEVDLADDDSVQAAAREVTEKFSALHILVNNAAIARGGKIEDGGWIPNWQPETAIGLRGWVVITQHLLPLLKQEGAAIVNLSSEGGYLGRPGGWVYDAIKSALVSLTKTMAYEFVEYGIRVNAVAPGWVVTEMHFGRAPDPAARKKELEETPINSCIMKRRCGPEEIASAIAFLLSDDASYITGQTIHVDGGRWGMSVGR; the protein is encoded by the coding sequence ATGCAAACAAACCAATGGGGAACAATCCGTTTTACAGATAAAGTCGCCTTGATAACGGGCGGTGCCTCCGGTATCGGTCGGGCGACCGCGAACCGTCTCGCCGCTGAGGGTGCGCACGTCATCATCGCCGATATCAACGCTGAAATGGCGAACCAGGCGGTCGCTGAAATCCAAGAGACAGGTGGGAAGGCACTTTTTATAGAGGTCGATCTCGCCGATGATGACAGTGTCCAAGCCGCCGCGCGGGAAGTCACCGAAAAGTTTTCCGCGCTCCATATCCTCGTCAATAACGCTGCTATCGCGAGAGGTGGTAAAATTGAAGACGGCGGATGGATTCCAAATTGGCAACCCGAGACCGCAATCGGGCTCCGCGGTTGGGTCGTCATCACGCAGCACCTGTTACCGCTTTTGAAACAGGAAGGAGCGGCTATCGTCAATCTTTCATCAGAGGGCGGTTATCTCGGCAGGCCTGGCGGATGGGTCTACGATGCGATTAAATCGGCATTGGTCTCTCTTACGAAAACAATGGCGTATGAATTCGTCGAATACGGTATTCGTGTTAACGCCGTCGCCCCTGGCTGGGTTGTCACGGAGATGCACTTCGGGAGAGCCCCTGATCCCGCCGCACGTAAGAAGGAATTGGAGGAGACGCCGATTAATTCTTGCATCATGAAACGCCGCTGTGGACCAGAGGAAATCGCATCCGCGATCGCCTTCCTCCTCAGCGACGATGCTTCTTACATCACGGGGCAAACGATACATGTAGACGGTGGTCGTTGGGGGATGTCCGTCGGTCGATGA
- a CDS encoding XRE family transcriptional regulator, with the protein MGEEVKIEESSGNVFLDIGFSEEEAEYLQLRVDLAFAIHRLLEELKLTPAKAEKHFELNRNDVSRLKKMDFEDFTVERLLMILKKLNRNVEIHITPSDGTIRRQRVFVT; encoded by the coding sequence ATGGGTGAAGAAGTCAAAATTGAGGAAAGTTCTGGTAATGTGTTTTTGGACATCGGTTTCTCTGAGGAAGAAGCGGAATACCTTCAGTTAAGAGTGGACCTCGCTTTTGCAATCCACCGTCTTCTTGAGGAACTCAAACTGACTCCTGCAAAAGCAGAGAAACACTTTGAACTCAATCGGAATGATGTGTCTCGCTTGAAGAAGATGGATTTTGAAGACTTCACTGTGGAACGGCTCCTAATGATCCTGAAGAAACTAAACCGCAACGTTGAAATTCACATTACACCTTCGGATGGAACAATAAGGCGCCAGCGGGTTTTTGTGACCTAA